A single Methylobacterium sp. 17Sr1-1 DNA region contains:
- a CDS encoding TRAP transporter substrate-binding protein produces MTRPWMARPRPADLHRRHLLATGLGAAAAFAAGFPRPALAQGWKLAFKLGTDLPVPHPVNVRLKEAIAAIGEETDGAVEISLFPSNQLGSDSDMLSQIRSGALELATFPGTVVSTLVPATSLTGIGFAFTSYDKVWAAMDGEVGGYIRKSIEKANLVPFETTWDNGFRQITTSTKPIRTPDDLKNFKIRVPVVPLWVSMFSALGAAPVSIPLSEAYSALQTRIADGQENPLALINFAKFYEVQKYCSLTNHAWDGFWMMASGRVWRGVPADVKAIMEKHLNAAALKERDDIAQANRDTQKELEGRGLVFNATDPAAFQSALKATKFYGQWREKFGPEAWALVQKYAGDIG; encoded by the coding sequence ATGACTCGCCCCTGGATGGCTCGCCCCCGCCCGGCGGATCTTCACCGCCGGCACCTGTTGGCCACGGGCCTCGGGGCCGCCGCGGCGTTCGCCGCCGGTTTCCCGCGGCCGGCGCTGGCACAGGGCTGGAAGCTCGCCTTCAAGCTCGGCACCGACCTGCCGGTGCCGCATCCGGTCAACGTGCGCCTCAAGGAGGCGATCGCGGCGATCGGCGAGGAGACCGACGGCGCGGTCGAGATCAGCCTGTTCCCGTCGAACCAGTTGGGGAGCGACTCGGACATGCTGTCCCAGATCCGCTCCGGCGCGCTCGAACTCGCGACCTTCCCGGGCACCGTGGTCTCGACGCTGGTGCCGGCAACCTCGCTCACCGGCATCGGCTTCGCCTTCACGAGCTACGACAAGGTCTGGGCCGCGATGGACGGCGAGGTCGGCGGCTATATCCGCAAGTCGATCGAGAAGGCGAACCTCGTCCCGTTCGAGACGACTTGGGACAACGGCTTCCGGCAGATCACCACCAGCACCAAGCCGATCCGCACGCCCGACGACCTCAAGAACTTCAAGATCCGCGTGCCGGTGGTGCCGCTCTGGGTCTCGATGTTCTCGGCCCTCGGCGCCGCGCCGGTCAGCATCCCGTTGAGCGAGGCCTATTCGGCGCTCCAGACCCGGATCGCCGACGGGCAGGAGAACCCGCTGGCGCTGATCAACTTCGCCAAGTTCTACGAGGTGCAGAAATACTGCTCGCTCACCAACCATGCCTGGGACGGCTTCTGGATGATGGCGAGCGGCCGGGTCTGGCGCGGCGTGCCGGCGGACGTGAAGGCGATCATGGAGAAGCACCTCAACGCCGCGGCGTTGAAGGAGCGCGACGACATCGCCCAGGCCAACCGCGACACCCAGAAGGAGTTGGAGGGCAGGGGGCTTGTGTTCAACGCCACCGACCCGGCGGCCTTCCAGTCCGCGCTCAAGGCGACGAAGTTCTACGGCCAGTGGCGCGAGAAGTTCGGGCCGGAGGCCTGGGCGCTGGTGCAGAAATATGCCGGGGATATCGGCTGA
- a CDS encoding AMP-binding protein, with amino-acid sequence MRDVLTPGQMLAVQARLQPDRIGARDLEREMTFRQWNARACRLGNALLGLGLRKGDRVAVLAYNCVEWLELYPAMAKAGLVAVPINFRLVGPEVRYILEDAEVSALILQDELAGTIEEIRADLPVPESRVVWFGAAPCPAGFSSYEDLIDRASEDEPGTAVDPADPWMLMYTSGTTGKPKGAIRSHRGAAMLSMITDIELGVHRRDSALLVMPLCHANSLYFFGAFSYCGGVTSVYSRKTFDPEHCVRALAEGGASFTSLVPTHYAMMLSLSQQVRERYDLTRITRLMISSAPARPDTKRAVMEFFPNSGLYELYGATEVGWATMLHPPEQFSKLGSVGRECVGSAPIKLLDESGNEVPDGQAGELYCSNPYLFDGYWKQPEKTKEAFRGAYCTVGDMARRDADGFIHLVDRKSNMIISGGENIYPSEVEALLGGHPAVHDVAVVGLPDETWGERVHAVVVLRDGASATEAEILGWCKDRLAGFKRPRTISFMEDVAMPRTATGKNLHRKLKERLVRGEG; translated from the coding sequence ATGAGGGATGTGCTCACGCCCGGGCAGATGCTCGCCGTCCAGGCGCGCCTGCAGCCCGACCGGATCGGCGCGCGCGACCTCGAGCGCGAGATGACGTTCCGGCAGTGGAATGCCCGCGCCTGCCGCCTGGGGAATGCCCTGCTCGGCCTCGGCCTGCGGAAGGGCGACCGGGTGGCGGTGCTGGCCTACAATTGCGTCGAGTGGCTGGAGCTGTATCCGGCCATGGCGAAGGCCGGCCTCGTCGCGGTGCCGATCAACTTCCGCCTCGTCGGCCCCGAGGTGCGCTACATCCTGGAGGATGCCGAGGTCTCCGCCCTGATCCTGCAGGACGAACTCGCCGGCACGATCGAGGAGATCCGCGCCGACCTGCCGGTGCCTGAGTCGCGGGTGGTGTGGTTCGGCGCGGCCCCGTGCCCGGCGGGCTTCTCGTCCTACGAGGACCTGATCGACCGGGCCAGCGAGGACGAGCCCGGCACGGCGGTCGACCCGGCCGATCCGTGGATGCTGATGTATACGTCGGGCACCACCGGCAAGCCGAAGGGCGCGATCCGCTCGCATCGCGGCGCCGCCATGCTGTCGATGATCACCGACATCGAACTCGGCGTCCACCGGCGCGATTCGGCGCTCTTGGTCATGCCGCTCTGCCACGCCAACTCGCTCTACTTCTTCGGCGCGTTCAGCTATTGCGGCGGCGTCACCAGCGTCTACTCTCGCAAGACCTTCGATCCCGAGCATTGCGTGCGGGCGCTGGCCGAGGGCGGCGCCAGCTTCACCTCCCTGGTGCCGACGCATTACGCGATGATGCTGTCCCTGAGCCAGCAGGTGCGGGAGCGCTACGACCTCACCCGCATCACCCGCCTGATGATCTCCTCGGCCCCGGCCCGGCCCGACACCAAGCGGGCGGTGATGGAGTTCTTCCCGAATTCCGGCCTCTACGAACTCTACGGCGCCACCGAGGTCGGCTGGGCGACGATGCTGCACCCGCCCGAGCAGTTCAGCAAGCTCGGCTCGGTCGGCCGCGAATGCGTCGGCTCGGCCCCGATCAAGCTGCTCGACGAATCCGGCAACGAGGTGCCGGACGGCCAGGCCGGCGAGCTGTATTGCAGTAATCCCTACCTGTTCGACGGCTACTGGAAGCAGCCGGAGAAGACGAAGGAGGCCTTCCGCGGCGCGTACTGCACCGTCGGCGACATGGCCCGGCGCGACGCGGACGGGTTCATCCACCTCGTCGACCGCAAGAGCAACATGATCATCTCGGGCGGCGAGAACATCTACCCGTCCGAGGTCGAGGCCCTGCTCGGCGGCCATCCGGCGGTGCACGACGTCGCCGTGGTGGGCCTTCCCGACGAGACCTGGGGCGAGCGCGTCCACGCGGTGGTCGTGCTGCGCGACGGCGCCAGCGCCACCGAGGCCGAGATCCTCGGCTGGTGCAAGGATCGCCTCGCCGGCTTCAAGCGCCCGCGCACGATCTCGTTCATGGAGGACGTCGCAATGCCCCGGACCGCGACGGGGAAGAACCTGCATCGCAAGCTGAAGGAACGGCTGGTGCGGGGGGAGGGGTAG
- a CDS encoding thiamine pyrophosphate-binding protein, with protein MSQTVQDLNADAQSCAAWIAQFLKARGVDRVFGLQGGHIQPIWDHCARLGIRIVDVRDEGAAVHMAHAHAELTGELGVCMATAGPGVTNCVTGIANASLARVPVLLIGGCTSRPQANLGPLQDIPHVDILRPVTRQSRTARVADQVIRELDEALARAMGDLGEPGPVYLEIPTDVLRAHVPPQLVLDDWMRPKAPRVLPPDPAGIAAAVEVLWSARRPLVVSGRGAKTAGPELVRLLDALGAVYLDTQESRGLVPADHPATVGAMRAAAMTEADVVLVVGRKLDYQLGYGSPAVFPNARFVRIADTAGELVDNRRGEPELLASPALALAAIVDAAGNRAPALDRAWAEGLRARHVKRSTGATVPQTGEDGRVHPAAIFDAIRQVAAPDYIAVADGGDLLSFARVGLEARTYMDAGAFGCLGIGVPYATAASLAYPDRQVICVTGDGAFGINAMEIDTAVRHGAKPVVIVSNNAAWNIERYDQEFNYGGRVVGTRLADSDYAAMARALGAHGERVERPEDLAAAIERALANAPALIDVTTSQVAVSSDARKGLGFVPDYQPLTAWDDAERRRRGEAV; from the coding sequence ATGAGCCAGACCGTCCAGGACCTCAACGCCGACGCGCAATCCTGCGCCGCCTGGATCGCCCAGTTCCTGAAGGCGCGGGGCGTCGACCGGGTGTTCGGGCTCCAGGGCGGCCACATCCAGCCGATCTGGGACCATTGCGCCCGCCTCGGCATCCGCATCGTCGACGTGCGCGACGAGGGCGCCGCCGTCCACATGGCCCACGCCCATGCCGAGCTGACCGGCGAGCTCGGGGTCTGCATGGCGACCGCCGGGCCCGGCGTCACCAACTGCGTCACCGGCATCGCCAACGCCTCGCTCGCCCGCGTGCCGGTGCTGCTGATCGGCGGCTGCACCTCGCGGCCGCAAGCCAATCTCGGCCCGCTCCAGGACATCCCGCACGTCGACATCCTGCGGCCGGTCACCCGCCAGTCGCGCACCGCCCGCGTCGCCGACCAGGTCATCCGCGAGCTCGACGAGGCTTTGGCCCGCGCCATGGGCGATCTCGGCGAGCCCGGCCCCGTCTACCTCGAGATTCCGACCGACGTGCTGCGCGCCCACGTGCCACCGCAACTGGTGCTCGACGACTGGATGCGGCCGAAGGCGCCGCGCGTGCTGCCGCCCGATCCGGCCGGCATCGCCGCCGCCGTCGAGGTGCTGTGGAGTGCGCGTCGCCCGCTGGTGGTGAGCGGCCGCGGCGCGAAGACCGCCGGACCCGAGCTGGTCCGGCTCCTCGATGCGTTGGGCGCGGTCTATCTCGACACCCAGGAGAGCCGCGGCCTCGTGCCGGCCGACCATCCGGCGACCGTGGGCGCGATGCGCGCCGCCGCGATGACCGAGGCCGACGTCGTCCTGGTGGTCGGCCGCAAGCTCGACTACCAGCTCGGCTACGGCTCGCCGGCGGTGTTTCCGAACGCCCGCTTCGTGCGCATCGCCGACACCGCCGGCGAGCTCGTCGACAACCGCCGCGGCGAGCCGGAGCTGCTCGCCAGCCCGGCGCTCGCCCTCGCGGCGATCGTCGATGCCGCCGGCAACCGCGCGCCCGCCCTCGATCGTGCCTGGGCGGAGGGCTTGCGGGCACGCCACGTCAAGCGCTCGACCGGCGCGACGGTACCTCAGACGGGGGAGGACGGCCGCGTCCACCCGGCGGCGATCTTCGACGCGATCCGGCAGGTCGCAGCGCCCGACTACATCGCCGTGGCCGATGGCGGCGACCTCTTGAGCTTCGCCCGGGTCGGCCTGGAGGCGCGGACCTACATGGATGCCGGCGCCTTCGGCTGCCTCGGCATCGGGGTGCCCTACGCCACGGCCGCGTCGCTCGCCTATCCCGACCGGCAGGTGATCTGCGTCACCGGCGATGGGGCCTTCGGCATCAACGCGATGGAGATCGACACCGCGGTCCGCCACGGCGCCAAGCCTGTCGTCATCGTGTCGAACAACGCCGCCTGGAACATCGAGCGCTACGACCAGGAGTTCAATTACGGCGGCCGGGTCGTCGGCACGCGGCTCGCCGATTCCGACTACGCGGCGATGGCCCGGGCGCTCGGCGCCCATGGCGAGCGGGTCGAGCGGCCGGAGGATCTGGCGGCGGCGATCGAGCGGGCGCTGGCCAACGCGCCGGCGCTCATCGACGTCACCACCTCGCAGGTCGCGGTGTCGTCGGACGCCCGCAAGGGCTTGGGCTTCGTGCCCGACTACCAGCCGCTCACCGCCTGGGACGATGCCGAGCGGCGGCGGCGAGGGGAGGCCGTGTGA
- the bcsN gene encoding cellulose biosynthesis protein BcsN: MSARLCLVPVFAAVLALLAGAGPAPAQPAPALRLPGAGRVAAVIETRHRDGFDQRIRYEGGDGRNHAEIALRNETGDLLLAFPPRLAKPSEFGIAGEIAVRFPGEPMRIQAVPPRNAYGPIGLALGTDCLYAWQWFERPRRDAQVASRDGIFGTTDPSVPRRALSLRIRLCRTAQASLDDLVAAIRHLTIALPGDGAVRAPAAPRPAPAAGWRSRRPAPPRRSPRRSRRPVRRPRRRGRSRSRSRSSRRRRRSPSRPARPSRSPRRPRADAATSRHGLPSPGLPRPRRLPRPPPAAGRSATSPTVPSPPSPRAPPRRRAPLRAAAPARPSRATCRPRPTARRRNAPRGAEARVAIRVRARRLTRPPLAAAARHRPRR; this comes from the coding sequence GTGAGCGCCCGCCTCTGCCTCGTTCCCGTCTTTGCCGCTGTCCTCGCGCTCCTCGCGGGGGCGGGCCCCGCCCCGGCGCAGCCCGCCCCGGCCCTGCGGCTGCCGGGCGCCGGCCGGGTCGCCGCGGTCATCGAGACGCGCCACCGCGACGGCTTCGACCAGCGCATCCGCTACGAGGGTGGCGACGGGCGCAACCACGCCGAGATCGCGCTTCGCAACGAGACCGGCGACCTGCTCCTCGCCTTCCCGCCGCGCCTCGCCAAGCCGAGCGAGTTCGGCATCGCCGGCGAGATCGCCGTGCGCTTTCCCGGCGAGCCGATGCGGATCCAGGCGGTACCGCCCCGCAACGCCTACGGCCCGATCGGCCTGGCGCTCGGCACCGATTGCCTCTACGCCTGGCAATGGTTCGAGCGGCCGCGGCGCGACGCGCAGGTCGCATCCCGCGACGGGATCTTCGGCACCACCGATCCGTCCGTGCCGCGCCGCGCCCTGTCGCTGCGGATCCGGCTCTGCCGCACCGCGCAGGCGAGCCTCGACGACCTGGTGGCGGCAATCCGGCACCTGACGATCGCGCTGCCGGGCGACGGCGCGGTCCGGGCGCCCGCCGCGCCGCGCCCGGCCCCCGCCGCCGGGTGGCGAAGCCGGCGCCCCGCCCCGCCCCGGCGGAGCCCGCGCCGGAGCAGGAGGCCCGTCCGGCGCCCCCGCCGGCGCGGCCGCAGCCGCAGCCGCAGCCGCAGCAGCCGCCGCCGCCGGCGGAGCCCGTCCCGCCCCGCCCGACCGTCCCGGTCCCCCCGCCGGCCGAGGGCGGACGCCGCTACCTCGCGCCACGGGCTCCCGAGTCCCGGACTCCCGAGGCCCCGGCGGCTCCCGAGGCCGCCCCCCGCAGCGGGTCGCAGCGCTACATCACCGACGGTCCCCAGCCCGCCGAGCCCCCGGGCGCCACCCCGACGCCGAGCCCCGCTCCGGGCCGCGGCGCCGGCGAGACCCTCTCGCGCGACCTGCCGCCCGAGGCCTACCGCCCGCCGCCGGAACGCGCCCCGGGGCGCTGAGGCGCGGGTTGCGATCCGCGTCCGGGCGCGGCGCCTCACACGGCCTCCCCTCGCCGCCGCCGCTCGGCATCGTCCCAGGCGGTGA
- a CDS encoding glycosyl hydrolase family 8 gives MSRRTLPALACAASLLLSAMPGWAQAPQAPLPAQAPDGTQGQAVQGQVAQGQEPTPVPPATAVPSLPSANPGEMPGRAAGLALAGSLGDDPGWRAYRARFVTEKGRIVDTANGLISHSEGQGYGMLLAVAAGDRPAFERIWGWTRANLLVRSDELLAWRWAPDHRPAVSDMNNATDGDILVAWALTEAAEAWGEPSYRTAARRLAVEFGRKTILFRASPGPLLLPAVAGFAARDRADGPLVNLSYWVFPAFQRLGIVAPEYDWAAVIRSGVEVLRRSRFGPSGLPTEWISAKDEALRPADGFPPLFSYNAIRIPLYLAWAGVGRPEDYAPFRTLWGGIDRERLPIVDTRDGRPVEWLTEPGYTALPALVACAQDGTPFPDSLRSVQDGQNYYPTTLHLLALVAARMRTPSCLKS, from the coding sequence ATGAGCCGCCGGACCCTCCCCGCCCTCGCCTGCGCCGCGTCGCTGCTCCTCTCGGCGATGCCCGGATGGGCACAAGCGCCGCAGGCTCCGCTCCCGGCTCAAGCGCCCGACGGCACCCAGGGTCAAGCCGTGCAGGGACAGGTCGCACAAGGACAGGAACCGACCCCCGTGCCCCCCGCCACCGCCGTGCCGAGCCTGCCCTCCGCCAATCCGGGCGAGATGCCGGGCCGGGCCGCCGGGCTCGCGCTCGCCGGCAGCCTCGGGGACGATCCCGGCTGGCGCGCCTACCGGGCCCGGTTCGTGACCGAGAAGGGCCGGATCGTCGACACCGCCAACGGCTTGATCAGCCACAGCGAGGGCCAGGGCTACGGCATGCTCCTCGCGGTCGCGGCGGGCGACCGGCCGGCCTTCGAGCGGATCTGGGGCTGGACCCGCGCCAACCTGCTGGTGCGCTCCGACGAGCTGCTGGCCTGGCGCTGGGCGCCGGACCACCGCCCGGCGGTCTCCGACATGAACAACGCCACCGACGGCGACATCCTGGTCGCCTGGGCCCTGACCGAGGCGGCGGAGGCCTGGGGCGAGCCGTCCTACCGCACCGCGGCGCGGCGCCTCGCCGTCGAATTCGGCCGCAAGACGATCCTGTTCCGCGCAAGCCCCGGGCCCTTGCTGCTGCCGGCGGTCGCAGGGTTCGCCGCCCGCGACCGGGCCGACGGGCCGCTCGTCAACCTGTCCTACTGGGTCTTCCCGGCCTTCCAGCGCCTCGGCATCGTCGCGCCCGAATACGACTGGGCCGCGGTGATCCGCAGCGGCGTCGAGGTGCTGCGCCGCTCGCGCTTCGGCCCGAGCGGCCTGCCGACCGAGTGGATCTCCGCCAAGGACGAGGCGCTTCGCCCCGCCGACGGCTTCCCGCCGCTGTTCTCCTACAACGCCATCCGGATCCCGCTCTACCTCGCCTGGGCGGGCGTCGGCCGGCCGGAAGATTACGCGCCGTTCCGGACCCTGTGGGGCGGGATCGACCGCGAGCGCCTGCCGATCGTCGACACCCGCGACGGTCGCCCGGTCGAGTGGCTGACCGAGCCGGGCTACACCGCGCTCCCCGCCCTCGTCGCCTGCGCGCAGGACGGCACCCCCTTCCCGGACTCCTTGCGCAGCGTGCAGGACGGGCAGAACTACTACCCGACGACGCTCCACCTCCTCGCCCTGGTCGCGGCCCGGATGCGCACCCCGTCATGCCTCAAGTCGTGA
- a CDS encoding cellulose biosynthesis cyclic di-GMP-binding regulatory protein BcsB, with the protein MRPATPRPQGGPGAQGQAPQAQPPEPNPARRGVAVVAAVEAARRFPAGTGGYRLAGEEASLQFPVHVTEAQARGPAKLRVSYLSAISVAPESSELSGSVNGTRVGWTRIQAPGAVKVVEFPLPEGVLKPGYNAVTLAASQRHRVDCSTEATYELWTQIDPSRSGLVVAQASDLDLKTLAALEPDESGALPIGVLLAERPSPERLERMIGAVQAVALVGRLARPAVSFGPALSGRAGLTLAVGTAAELRGTDGLEELGPIAGPRVAVLAPRGSRAPVLVVTGVSAADVRQAIATLAASGDESGTPPGTRLAELTRGIPVEGGESLTLEQLGVASREFNGRLLRVGFAVRFPADFVPADYGKVILHLAGGYAAGLEPSARIVVDINGRNAASVPLPYSRGEVFTDSAIPLPLSLWRPGLNRVEISAQLPTAADRTCDTLAPGARRARFLFLDRTRIDIPALARAVRSPDLAAVKAGAVPFLAPNLPAAAPRPRLVLPTPDRDSASAAATLAARLAIAANRVIDFEIGSDEREAGGGAHLIVAPVRALTPATLEAVGLDPAQVRGIWEGRAETVATPGPFGAEGVVTLDRLRRNLPMRCALPALTTPLRTASAQPIQVSAQQVSAQQVSAQQASAQQASVQAAPQAPAPDPTDAPADSEADLVARWDESARGLTIIPAVLANAWTGLVQRAAETRDLALRLAGGPAPEAVPLNPRASLIIAQGAGGRLRDGTVLVTAPNASILRASVSCLVDPVVWTTLSGQAAFLDASDGSLTTVQPKRVGLIETQARGLANLRLVSAAWLSLNPGAYVVMTLVMALCLGLATTSLVRQLGRRNR; encoded by the coding sequence ATGCGCCCCGCAACCCCGCGGCCGCAGGGAGGGCCGGGAGCACAGGGACAAGCGCCGCAGGCTCAACCCCCCGAGCCCAACCCCGCCCGCCGCGGCGTGGCGGTCGTGGCGGCGGTCGAGGCGGCGCGGCGGTTTCCCGCCGGCACGGGCGGCTACCGCCTCGCCGGCGAGGAAGCGTCGCTGCAATTCCCCGTCCACGTGACCGAGGCGCAGGCCCGCGGTCCGGCGAAGCTGCGCGTCTCCTACCTCTCGGCGATCTCGGTGGCGCCGGAATCCTCCGAATTGTCGGGCAGCGTCAACGGGACCCGGGTCGGATGGACGCGGATCCAGGCCCCCGGCGCCGTCAAGGTGGTCGAGTTTCCCCTCCCCGAGGGCGTGCTCAAGCCCGGCTACAATGCGGTGACCCTCGCGGCGAGCCAGCGCCACCGGGTCGATTGCTCGACCGAGGCCACCTACGAGCTGTGGACCCAGATCGATCCGTCGCGCTCCGGCCTCGTCGTGGCCCAAGCCTCCGACCTCGACCTCAAGACCCTGGCGGCGCTCGAGCCCGACGAGAGCGGGGCGCTGCCGATCGGCGTGCTGCTCGCCGAGCGGCCGAGCCCGGAGCGATTGGAGCGGATGATCGGCGCCGTGCAGGCGGTCGCCCTGGTCGGGCGGCTCGCAAGGCCGGCGGTGAGCTTCGGCCCCGCCCTCTCCGGCCGCGCCGGCCTCACCCTCGCGGTCGGCACCGCCGCGGAGCTCCGCGGGACGGACGGGCTGGAGGAGCTCGGTCCCATCGCCGGCCCGCGGGTCGCCGTGCTGGCGCCGCGCGGCAGCCGCGCCCCGGTCCTCGTCGTCACCGGGGTGAGCGCGGCGGACGTGCGCCAGGCGATCGCGACGCTCGCCGCCTCGGGCGACGAGTCCGGAACGCCGCCGGGGACGCGGCTCGCCGAGCTGACCCGGGGCATTCCGGTCGAGGGCGGCGAGAGCCTGACCCTGGAGCAGCTCGGGGTCGCGAGCCGCGAGTTCAACGGCCGGCTGCTGCGGGTCGGCTTCGCGGTGCGCTTCCCGGCCGATTTCGTCCCGGCCGATTACGGCAAGGTGATCCTGCACCTCGCCGGCGGCTACGCCGCCGGCCTGGAGCCGAGCGCCCGGATCGTCGTCGACATCAACGGACGCAACGCCGCCAGCGTGCCCCTGCCCTACAGCCGCGGCGAGGTCTTCACCGACAGCGCGATCCCGCTGCCCCTGAGCCTGTGGCGGCCGGGGCTGAACCGGGTCGAGATCAGCGCCCAGCTTCCCACCGCCGCCGACCGGACCTGCGATACCCTGGCGCCGGGCGCCCGGCGCGCCCGCTTCCTGTTCCTCGACCGCACCCGGATCGACATCCCGGCGCTCGCCCGCGCGGTGCGCAGCCCCGACCTCGCCGCCGTCAAGGCCGGCGCGGTGCCGTTCCTGGCGCCGAATCTCCCGGCCGCTGCTCCGCGTCCGCGCCTCGTCCTGCCCACCCCCGACCGCGACTCGGCCTCGGCCGCCGCGACCCTGGCGGCGCGCCTCGCCATCGCGGCAAACCGGGTGATCGATTTCGAGATCGGCAGCGACGAGCGCGAGGCGGGGGGCGGCGCCCACCTGATCGTCGCCCCGGTCCGCGCGCTGACCCCCGCCACCCTCGAGGCGGTCGGGCTCGATCCGGCGCAGGTCCGGGGAATCTGGGAGGGCCGGGCCGAGACCGTCGCCACCCCCGGCCCGTTCGGGGCCGAGGGCGTCGTCACCCTCGACCGCCTGCGCCGCAACCTGCCGATGCGCTGCGCCCTGCCGGCCCTCACGACGCCCCTGCGCACGGCCTCCGCGCAACCGATCCAAGTCTCCGCGCAGCAAGTCTCCGCGCAGCAAGTCTCCGCGCAGCAAGCCTCCGCGCAGCAAGCCTCCGTGCAGGCCGCCCCGCAGGCGCCCGCGCCTGATCCGACTGATGCGCCCGCTGACAGCGAGGCGGATCTGGTCGCGCGCTGGGACGAGTCGGCGCGCGGCCTCACCATCATCCCGGCGGTGCTCGCCAATGCCTGGACCGGGCTGGTCCAGCGGGCGGCGGAGACCCGCGACCTCGCGCTCCGCCTCGCCGGCGGGCCGGCGCCGGAGGCGGTGCCGCTCAATCCCCGCGCCTCGCTGATCATCGCCCAAGGGGCCGGCGGGCGGCTCAGGGACGGCACCGTGCTGGTGACCGCCCCGAACGCCTCGATCCTCAGGGCCTCGGTTTCCTGCCTCGTCGATCCGGTGGTGTGGACCACCCTGTCGGGCCAGGCCGCCTTCCTCGACGCCTCGGACGGCAGCCTCACCACCGTGCAGCCCAAGCGCGTCGGGCTGATCGAGACGCAGGCGCGGGGTCTCGCGAACCTGCGGCTCGTCTCCGCCGCCTGGCTCTCCCTCAATCCCGGCGCCTACGTGGTGATGACGCTGGTCATGGCGCTCTGCCTCGGCCTCGCCACCACGAGCCTGGTGCGCCAGCTCGGCCGGAGGAACCGATGA